A stretch of DNA from Bradyrhizobium algeriense:
ACTTACGACTGGCGCACGGCGATGCTGGTGATCGGCATCGTGGCACTGGCGCTGCTGATTCCGGCTTCGCTGCTGGTGCGCCCGGCGCCGCAGGCCGCGGCGTCTGCAACAGCAGGCGTGGACGGCGCGCCTGACGTGCAGTGGACGGCCGCTCAGGCATTCAAAACCCCGCAATTCATCACGCTCGCGCTCGCGCATTTCGCCTGCTGCGCGGCGCATTCGGGGCCGATCTTCCACATGGTGAGCTACGCCATGGTCTGCGGCATCGCGCCGCTAACCGCCGTCACCGTCTATAGTCTTGCCGGGTTCTCCGGTCTTGGCGGCCGTCTGCTGCTTGGCGCGCTGGCCGATCGAATCGGTGCCAAGCACGTATTGGTCGGCGGCCTGTTCGTGCAGGCCTTGTCGGTCGCGAGCTATCTCGCCGTCGGCCAGCTCGGCGAATTCTATGCGCTGTCGGTGGTGTTCGGCCTCGCCTATGGCGGCGTGATGCCGCTCTACGCGGTTCTGGTGCGCGAATATTTCGGCGCGCGGATCATGGGCACAGTGTTCGGCGCCGTCTCCGCCTTTGCGAGCCTTGGCATGGCGCTGGGGCCGTTGGCCGGCGGATGGGTGTTCGACACCTTCCACGCCTATAACTGGCTCTATGTCGGCTCTTTTGCGATCGGAATAGCGGCGGTAGCGGTAGCGCTCAGCTTCCCGTCGACAAAGCGGCCATCGCAGCCGTCGCTGGGTCTCGGCCGCGCAGCGGCGTGAGGAGGAAGCCGGAAGACTGCCTGTCCACGCCGCCTTGATCGGCGGCGGCGGATGGGCCACCATCACTGTTGCTCCGGAGAACAAGAAAACGCGAGGAAGCATGAACAAGCCTCCCGGCATCGACCTGGTCGAGCGCGCGCGGGCACTCGCGCCGCTGATCGCTCGCGACGCCGACGAGATCGAGCGGACGCGGCGGCTGACATCAGCGGTGACACAGGCGCTGATCGAGAACGGGCTTTATCGCGCGCTGCTGCCGAAGAGTTTTGGCGGCATCGAGGCTTCGCTGGAAGCGTTCATGCAGATGCAGGAGGAGATCGCCAAGGCCGATGCCTCGACCGCGTGGTGCCTTGGCCAGTGCAGCGTCTGCGCCATGACCGCGGCCTATCTCGATCCTGATGCGGCCAACGAGATCTTCAATGTCGCACCCGGCATTCTGGCCTGGGGCGCGATCAATCATGAAGTGCAGGCGGTTCCGGGCGGCTACAAGGCGAGCGCGCGCTGGGATTTTGCCTCCGGATCGCGGCAGGCAAGCTGGCTGGGCGCCCATGTCCGCGTCGTCGAGGCCGATGGCACGCCGCGGCGCAAGCCGGATGGTTCGCCGGAGATCCGCACCATCCTGTTTCCGGTGACCAGCGCCACGATGTACGACGTCTGGGAGGTGATCGGCCTGCGCGGCACCGGCACCGATTCCTATTCGGTCGACAATCTCTTCATACCCGAAAAATTCGCAGCACTTCGCGACGAACCGCAAGCCCGGCGCGAAAACGGGCCGCTGTACAAGCTTTCCACCAACATGGTGTTCGGCATGGGCTTTGCAGCAACCTCGCTCGGCGTCGCCCGCGCGACGCTTGATGCGGCGATCGACCTTGCCCGCGCCAAGACCCCGCAGGCGCAGAAGCCGATGCGCGACAACAATGCCGTGCAGGGATTGATCGGCCGCACCGAGGCGAGCCTGCGTGCCGCGCGCGCCTATCTCTACGCGACCGCGGCCGAAGTCTGGCGCGACCTTTCGCGCGGCGAGGCCACCACGGAGGCGCATCGCATCGCGCTTCGCATTGCCACCACCTGGACCATCCATCAATCGGCGGCCGTGGTTGACACCGCCTATCACATGGCCGGCGCCACGGCCGTGTTCAACGCCAACAAGTTCGAGCGCCGCTTTCGCGACATGCACGCGATCGCGCAACAGATCCAGGGCCGCGACGCCCATTATGAAGATGCCGGCAAGGCAATCCTGTCAGGCAATCTCGATACACCGCCGACGATGCGGTAACGGATTCTTAATCCGTAGTTCTACGGACCGGCTCGCACCCCTGTTGTTAAATAATTCATGAAATCTCTTAACGAGCCTCGTCCGCTGGAGCTTCCGTATTTCTCATGTTCAAAATTCGTTCGATCGCCGTTCGGCTGATCCTCGCCATTTCGCTGACGGTAGCCGTCGCCTGCGGCATCCTTGGAACCTTCTCGATCATCCAGCAACGCTCGCTAACGCAGCTCGCACTCGATCAGCAGCTCAAACTGCAATACGACAGCGTCATCGCCGCCATCGACTATGAGGGGCGCGCCGCGCTTGCGGTCTCAACCGTGATCGCATCCTTGCCGCCGGTCGCTGACGCCATAGCAAAGGGCGACCGCGACGGATTAGGCAAGCTGCTTGGCGAGGCCATGGAGCCGATGAAGGCGCAAGGCATCCCGTTGATTTCGTTCTGGCGGGCGCCCGCGATTTCCTTTTACCGCGTCCATGCGCCGAAGGTGTTCGACGACGATGCTTCCGCGCGGCGTTCCACGGTGGTCGAAGCGATA
This window harbors:
- a CDS encoding acyl-CoA dehydrogenase family protein; translation: MNKPPGIDLVERARALAPLIARDADEIERTRRLTSAVTQALIENGLYRALLPKSFGGIEASLEAFMQMQEEIAKADASTAWCLGQCSVCAMTAAYLDPDAANEIFNVAPGILAWGAINHEVQAVPGGYKASARWDFASGSRQASWLGAHVRVVEADGTPRRKPDGSPEIRTILFPVTSATMYDVWEVIGLRGTGTDSYSVDNLFIPEKFAALRDEPQARRENGPLYKLSTNMVFGMGFAATSLGVARATLDAAIDLARAKTPQAQKPMRDNNAVQGLIGRTEASLRAARAYLYATAAEVWRDLSRGEATTEAHRIALRIATTWTIHQSAAVVDTAYHMAGATAVFNANKFERRFRDMHAIAQQIQGRDAHYEDAGKAILSGNLDTPPTMR
- a CDS encoding MFS transporter; translated protein: MSKSSGFSYGWVVVAVGALMTCVAFGSMLSLAVFLQPISEAMGWSRSGVSAAATIDFLAMGVAAFFWGALSDRFGTRTVVLSGTLLLGAGLIAASQATMLWQFQLAFGVLIGIAAGSFYAPMMAAASAWIEDQRSLAVALVSAGMGVAPLTVAPFASWLITTYDWRTAMLVIGIVALALLIPASLLVRPAPQAAASATAGVDGAPDVQWTAAQAFKTPQFITLALAHFACCAAHSGPIFHMVSYAMVCGIAPLTAVTVYSLAGFSGLGGRLLLGALADRIGAKHVLVGGLFVQALSVASYLAVGQLGEFYALSVVFGLAYGGVMPLYAVLVREYFGARIMGTVFGAVSAFASLGMALGPLAGGWVFDTFHAYNWLYVGSFAIGIAAVAVALSFPSTKRPSQPSLGLGRAAA